One genomic window of Amphiura filiformis chromosome 3, Afil_fr2py, whole genome shotgun sequence includes the following:
- the LOC140149247 gene encoding uncharacterized protein, with amino-acid sequence MTETLPAKLPARHLGERDFDEPCSKMPSECPSPPEATTSSRSELAFSIDRIMGKSAKQKEIQKLSPPSIKAALNHKSSRSADSQMFFLTGARPGTFSPTSPKGHAELPLGRQPPEPMFGLGDVVDGYPSAYPHPWLNVACLPQQLNCRTAASIVRPHPYYYGAAPLLTKWINSAAATANKLEQFHMHNLREHQRFALGAHPPHPFTGLFTPSAFKPILDTVADRPGFLNGHAAWKLGGKPLSRYPKFCDPTLSVDTNHNTSGLTKDPQHQMQKGKRNVNSQKTFTCTECGKVFNAHYNLTRHMPVHTGARPFVCKVCGKGFRQASTLCRHKIIHTDDKPHKCRECGKAFNRSSTLNTHLRIHANYKPFVCEFCGKGFHQKGNYKNHRLTHSGEKAYKCHICHKAFHQIYNLTFHMHTHQDKKPFTCSTCGKGFCRNFDLKKHARKLHGETSEKRDGPQTPNSASEPDKEHNSDSTSIIKVENNDKKQGPEQNNNYYSSQHNNKEVKLPLEVGPSEISPSSRYTQEWLQKRDNHEPATTLTVMNADTAMHIKSKMQTLKNELEHVQLSSTGPPHHHAGVFPMPLTAAPPSLSPQLPQNSHLNIVSCT; translated from the coding sequence ATGACAGAAACTTTGCCAGCAAAGCTGCCCGCCCGTCACTTGGGTGAAAGGGACTTTGATGAGCCTTGTAGTAAGATGCCGTCCGAATGCCCTAGTCCTCCAGAGGCCACAACGTCAAGTCGCAGTGAGCTCGCATTCTCTATAGATCGCATCATGGGGAAAAGCGCTAAGCAAAAAGAAATTCAGAAACTTTCTCCTCCGTCCATCAAAGCCGCTCTGAATCACAAATCAAGTCGGTCTGCTGATTCACAAATGTTTTTCTTAACTGGAGCTCGACCAGGGACTTTTTCACCAACTTCACCAAAAGGTCATGCTGAGTTGCCTCTTGGTCGTCAGCCTCCAGAGCCCATGTTTGGTTTAGGTGATGTGGTGGATGGTTACCCCTCGGCTTACCCCCATCCTTGGTTGAATGTTGCTTGTTTACCACAACAATTAAACTGCAGAACTGCTGCTAGTATTGTAAGACCACATCCATACTATTATGGTGCTGCGCCTCTGTTAACTAAATGGATCAATTCAGCTGCCGCAACTGCTAAtaaacttgaacaatttcatatgCATAATTTACGTGAACATCAACGGTTTGCATTAGGGGCCCACCCACCTCACCCTTTTACTGGACTTTTTACGCCGTCGGCATTCAAGCCAATCTTGGACACGGTCGCTGATCGACCTGGTTTCTTAAATGGACACGCAGCATGGAAATTAGGCGGGAAACCTTTAAGTCGGTACCCTAAATTCTGCGACCCTACTCTGTCCGTTGATACAAATCACAATACTAGTGGATTGACTAAAGATCCTCAACATCAAATGCAGAAAGGCAAACGCAATGTCAACAGTCAAAAGACTTTCACCTGTACTGAATGCGGTAAGGTCTTCAACGCCCACTACAACTTAACGCGTCACATGCCAGTTCATACTGGGGCTCGTCCATTCGTTTGTAAAGTCTGCGGAAAGGGGTTTCGCCAAGCCAGCACTTTGTGTCGCCATAAGATCATTCATACTGATGACAAACCTCATAAATGTCGCGAATGTGGCAAAGCTTTCAATCGCAGCTCTACTCTCAACACGCATCTCCGAATCCACGCCAACTATAAACCGTTTGTTTGTGAATTCTGCGGTAAAGGTTTCCATCAGAAGGGTAACTACAAGAACCATCGCCTGACTCATAGTGGAGAGAAAGCTTACAAGTGTCACATCTGTCACAAAGCATTCCATCAGATCTACAACCTAACTTTTCACATGCACACACATCAAGATAAGAAACCATTCACGTGTTCTACCTGTGGTAAAGGGTTCTGTAGGAACTTTGATTTAAAGAAGCATGCCAGAAAATTACACGGTGAGACTTCTGAGAAACGCGACGGACCCCAGACACCCAACTCAGCTTCTGAACCTGACAAAGAACATAATAGCGATAGTACAAGTATCATCAAAGTTGAAAATAACGACAAAAAACAAGGACCAGAACAGAACAACAATTATTATTCGTCTCAACACAACAACAAGGAAGTCAAGCTACCACTTGAAGTTGGGCCATCAGAAATATCACCAAGTAGCAGATATACACAGGAATGGTTACAGAAACGCGACAACCACGAACCAGCGACAACTCTGACAGTCATGAATGCAGATACAGCCATGCACATTAAATCTAAAATGCAAACTCTTAAAAATGAACTTGAACACGTGCAGTTGTCCTCTACAGGCCCACCTCACCACCATGCAGGTGTGTTCCCAATGCCTCTGACGGCAGCACCACCATCTCTATCCCCGCAACTACCGCAGAACTCTCACTTGAACATTGTGTCATGCACATAA